The following is a genomic window from Actinomadura sp. WMMB 499.
CGCTTCAGCCGAGAGCTTGGGCTATGGCCAGGTACGGGTCGGGAGACGGGGCGGCCGGGTCGTCCGGGACGTCGTGGAGGGCGGCGTGCGCGTACAGGTCCCGTTCGGCGCGGTCGAGTGCGGCGGACAGGACGTACTGGGGGACCGTCCAGCCGATGAGGGCAGCGGCCTTGCGGATGGCATGGTGCTGTTCCGCGGACGTGTGGAGGTGGATGTGGTCGTCGTGGGAGCCGGGAAGGTCGTGGTGAACCGACGGCTGCATGGACGGCCTCCTTCCTCTTCGGCACCTCAACGTACGCCCGGGGGCGTTGTCCGGACATCCCCTATAGGGACGAGAATCGCCCAGGGCGGATTGTTCGTCCGAAGGAGGTTGATCATGATTTCGGCCATCGAACTCGCCGGGGTGGAAAAGGCGTACGGGCGGACCGAAGCGGTGCGGGGCGTGGACCTGGCCGTCGCGCAGGGGGAGTTCTTCTCGCTGCTGGGGCCGTCCGGGTGCGGGAAGACGACGGTGTTGCGGATGGTCGCCGGGTTCGAGGAGCCGTCGGCCGGTGAGGTGCGGCTCGACGGCCGGACGGTCAACGGGATCCCGGCGGAGCGGCGCGACGTCAACATGGTGTTCCAGTCGTACGCGCTGTTCCCGCACATGAGCGTCTTCGACAACGTGGCGTTCGGGCTGCGGCGGCGAGGCGCCGGGCGGGCGGAGGTCCGGACGCGGGTCGGCGAGATGCTCGAGATGGTCGACCTCGCGGGAGGGGGCCGCCGCCGGCCCACGGAGCTGTCCGGCGGGCAGCAGCAGCGGGTCGCGCTGGCGCGGGCGCTGGTGAACCGGCCGCGGGCGCTGCTGCTGGACGAACCGCTGGGCGCGCTCGACCTGCGGCTGCGGCAGGCGATGCAGGCGGAGTTGAAGCGGCTGCAACGGGACGTCGGAGTGACGTTCGTGTACGTGACGCACGACCAAGGGGAGGCGCTGACGATGTCGGACCGGATCGCGGTCATGAACGAGGGGCGCATCGAGCAGGTGGGAACGCCCCGGGACGTGTACGAGCGGCCCGCGACGCGATTCGCGGCCGGGTTCATCGGGACGTCGAACGTGCTGGACGGCGAGGTCGTCGAGACGTCCGGGGACGGCGCGGTGATCGGGCACGGGAAGGACGGGCGGATCGAAGTGCGAGGGACGGTCGCGGGCACGCGGATCGAGGTGACGGTGCGTCCGGAGAAGGTGCGGCTGACGACGGACGAGCCGTCACCGCGATCGTGCAGGCTCCGCGGAACGGTCACGGACGTCGTGTACCAGGGGGCTTCGACGAGCTACGAGGTTCGTACGTCGGCGGGGGCGAACGTGTCGGTGTTCGCGCAGAACGCGGCATCGGCGGACGTCGTGGCCGATCGGGGCGACGAGGTGTGGCTGTCGTGGGACCCTCGGCACTCCTACGTGATCGGCGACCGGCGAAGTGCGGGAGACCACGTGACCGGCGACCGGCGAAGTGCGGGAGACCAGGCGACAACCGACCGGGAACGTGCGGGAGACACCGCGATCGGAGGTGCACGGTGAGGCGACGGGACGTCCTGCGGCTGTCGGGAGCGGGGCTGCTGCTGGCCGCGTGCGGGGTCGAGGGCCGTGGGAAGTCGGTCGATGAGGGCGAGTTCTGGACCGGGAAGTCGCGGAACGGGCGGCTGCGCTGGGCGAACTGGCCCGGGTACATGCAGGACGACCGGGCCACGATCAAGGCGTTCGAGGCGGATTCCGGTATCGGGGTCACCTATCGGGAAGTGATCCAGGAGATGGGCCCCTGGTTCGGCAAGATCCAGGCGCCGCTGGCGGCGGGGCAGTCGATCGGGTTCGACCTCATGGTGATGACGAACGGGATCCATCTGGAACGCTGCCGCCGTCTCGGCTACCTGGCCCCGCTCGACCACGGCCGGCTCAAGAATTTCGCGGCTCACGCGGGCCCCGGCTACAAGGATCCGTCCTACGATCCGGGCAACGAGTTCACCGTGCCGTACCAGGCGGGGATCACGGGGATCGCTTACAACACCAAGTACGTCGATGAGGAGATCACGAGCATTTCCCAGCTGTTCGACCCGCGCTACAAGGGCAGGGTCGGAATGATGAGCGATTCCCAGGAGCTGGGCAACTTCGGGATGTTCCTGCTGGGGATCGATCCGGAGAAGTCGACGCGGGCGGACTGGGAGCGGGCGGCCGGGAAACTGCGGGAGCAACGGGACTCGGGAATCGTCCGTAAGTACTACGAGCAGAACTATGTGGACGCGGTCAGCAAGGGCGACGTCTGGTTGACGATGGCGTGGTCCGGCGACGTCTACAGCCTCACGAGCCCGGACGTGCGGTTCGTCGTCCCCGAGGAGGGCGGGACGATCTGGACGGACAATCTGTGCGTCCCCGTGACCGCCGAGAACCCGGTCGATGCCCTCGCCCTCATGGACTGGCTGTACGTCCCCGAGCACAACGCCCCGCTGACCGAGTTCGTCAACTACATCACCCCCGTGCCGGCGGTCCGGGACATCATCGCGCGGCACGCCGCACAGGCGACCGGCGAGGAGAAGGAGGACCTGGCCCGGTTGAGCGAGAGCCCGCTGGTGTTCCCTTCCGAGGGTGACATGGCGCGCCTGCGCCATTACCGGCGTTTCTCGCAGGAGGAGGCCACGGAGTACCAGAAGATATTTCAGGCGATAGTCAGGGGCGCGTGATGCCCCACCACAACTCCGGCGAGCCGGACGGGTCCGGAGGGTCGAACGGGTCGGGCGAGCCGGACGGGTCCGGCAGGTCGGACGGGTCGGGCGCATCAAGCGGGTCCGCAGGGCCGGGCAGGTCCGGCAGGTCCGGCAGGCTCGGACCGTTCGGTCGGCCAAGCAGGCTCAAACCGTTCAGCAGGCCGGGCAGGTCGGCGCCCTACCTGATGGTCCTGCCGGCGGGTCTGTGGCTGCTGGCCTTCCTCGTGATCCCGCTGTCCTTCATGGTCTCCCTCTCCTTGCAGACGGGGAATCTCGTCGACGGATTCCGGCAGACGCTGCACTGGCAGAACTACGCCGACGGCCTGAGCACTTACGGTGAGACGTTCGCCCGTTCGCTCTGGTACGGCCTTCTGGCGACGGTGCTGTGCATCCTGCTCGCCTATCCGGCCGCGTACTGGATCGCCTTCCGCGCGGGCCGCCGCAAGACGATGTACCTGTTCCTGATCCTGTTGCCCTACTTCGTGTCGTTCGTCCTGCGGACCGTGGCGTGGCGGCAGGTGCTGTCCGACAACGGCCCGCTGCTCGGGCCGCTGCGCGACCACGGGCCGCTCCCGGCGGGCTTCCATGTTCTCGACACCGGGTTCGCGGTGGTGGCGGGCCTCACCTACAATTTCCTGCCGTTCATGATCCTGCCGATCTACGTGGCGCTGCAGCGGATCGATCCCCGGACGGTCGAGGCCGCGCGCGACCTGTACGCGGGCCGTGCGCAGGCGTTCGGACGGGTGGTGCTCCCGCTGTCGCTGCCCGGTGTCTTCGCGGGAGTGATCATGACGTTCGTCCCCGCGTCGGCGGACTTCGTGAACGCCGAGGTGCTGGGCGGACCGGGAGACACCATGATCGGCAACGTGATCCGCGCCGAGTACTTCGAGAGCGGCGCCTACCCGGTGGCGTCGGCGCTGTCGTTCACGCTGACGGCGATCCTGCTCGTCGCGATCTTCGTCTACGCGCGGACGCTCGGGACGCGCGGCGTCCTGGAGGCCGCGCGGTGACTCGCCCCCGCAACGGAACCGGCACGGGAGCGCTGCACGTCTACACGCTGCTGCTGATCGGCTGGCTCCTGCTGCCGATCACGGTGATGATCCTTTTCGGGTTCAACGACGTCCAGGGCAAGCAGAACTTCCGCTGGGAGGGATTCACGCTCGAGTGGTACGCGCGCCTGTTCGACCGGAGCGACCTGACCCGGGCACTGGTGAACTCGCTGGCGATCGCGTTCGCGAGCACCGCCGTCACGACGGTGCTCGGAACGTTCGCGGGTCTCGCGCTCGCCCGGTACCGGTTCCGGGGACGGCGGGCGGCCGACCTGCTGCTGTTCATGGCGATCGCCTGCCCGGAGCTCGTGATGGGCGCGTCCCTGCTGTCGATGTTCGTCACGTTCGGGGTGCCCCGCGGCGCGCCGACGATCCTGGTCGCGCACGTGATGTTCTCGATCGCGTTCGTGACCGTGACGGTCCGCGCCCGCGCGGTCGGGCTCGATCCGGCGGTGGGGGAGGCCGCGCGCGACCTGGGTGCCGGACCGTGGATGCGGTTCCGGCTGGTCACGCTGCCGATGATCCGGCCGGGAGTGGTGGCGGGCGCGCTCCTGGCGTTCGTCCTGTCCGTCGACGACTTCGTGGTCACGAGCTTCACCGGCGGCGCGACCGTGACGTTCCCGCTGTGGGTGTACGGGTCGACGCGCACGGGGACGCCGCCGCAGGTCAACGTGATGGGGACGCTGATCTTCGCCGTCGGGGTGCTGATCGCGGTCGGTTCCGCCCGGCGCACCTTTCGCGGACGGGACGCCGCCGGAACAGGCACCGGATCCGGGCGGGCCGAGCCGCAAGCCGATGGGACGGGCAAGGGGACGCATGAGGAGACGGACGGACACCGACGTGGACGCTGACACCGACACCGACATGCACGTGGCGCGATCACTGGCGGACGCGGAGCCCACCCCGTACTGGACGGCCGGTTCCGTGCGGCCCGATCCGGGGCCGGCGCTGACCGGCCGCCGGGCGTGCGATCTGGCGGTCGTCGGCGGCGGCTACGGCGGGCTCTGGACCGCCCTGCGGGCCAAGGAGCGCGACCCGTCCCTGGACGTGGTGGTGCTGGAGGCGGGCCGGATCGGTTCGGCCGCGTCCGGACGCAACGGCGGGTTCTGCTCGGCGAGCCTCACGCACGGTCTCCTCAACGGGGTGGGGCGGTGGCCGGACGACATGGACGTCCTCGAGCGGCTCGGCTGGGAGAACCTGCGGGCCATCGCGGCCACGCTCACCCGGTACGGCATCGACGCCGACTGGGACCCGACCGGCGAACTGACGGTCGCGACGCAGGAGTGGCAGGTCCCGCTGCTGGAGGAGGAGGCGGAGCACGCCTTCGAGCTCGGCTGGGAGCCGATCCTGCTGGGCCGCGAGGGCGTCCGCGCGGAGGTGAACTCCCCGACGTACCTCGCCGGGCTGTGGGACCGGCACGCCGTGGCGCTGCTGCACCCGGCGAAGCTGGCGTGGGGGCTGGCGGACGCGTGCCGCTCGCTGGGCGTGCGGATCTTCGAGGACACCCGCGTGACGGGGCTGCGCCCGGACGGCGGGCGGCTGCGGCTGGACGGCGCGCACGGGGCGATCGGGGCGCACCGGGTCGCGCTGGCGACGGGCGCGTTCCCGCCGCTGCTGCGGCGGATGCGCGGGTTCGTCGTGCCGGTGTACGAGTACGCGCTCGTGACCGAGCCGCTGTCGCGGGCGCAGCGCGACGCCGTCGGGTGGCGGCGCCGCCAGGGGGTGGGCGACAGCGGCAACCGGTACCACTACTACCGGCTGACGCCGGACGGCCGCGTCGTGTGGGGCGGCTACGACGCGGTGTACCACTTCGGCGGCCGGATCGGCGCCGCACTCGAACGCCGCCCCGCCGCGTTCGCGTCCCTCGCACGGAACTTCTTCACCACGTTCCCTCAGCTGGACGGCGTCCGGTTCGCGCACGCGTGGGGCGGCGTGGTCGACACCTGCACGCGCTTCTGCGCGTTCTTCGGCACCGCCCACGACTCCAGGCTCGCGTACGCGGCGGGCTACACGGGCCTGGGCGTGGGCGCGACCCGGTTCGGCGCGGACGTCATGCTCGACCTCCTGCACCTCGGGGTCGGTCCCGGTGAGGAGACCGAGCGGACGCGGCTGGCGATGGTGCGGGACAAGCCGGTCCCGTTCCCGCCCGAGCCACTGCGGTTCGGGGCGATCGAGCTGACGCGGCGGGCGATGGCGCGGGCCGACCGGGAGGGCGGACGGCGCGGACCGTGGTTGCGCGCGCTCGACCGCATCGGCGCCGGTTTCGGAAGCTGACGGGCCGCCGCCGGACGTCGGCGAGGGCGCCGGACGGCGCGAACCCGCCGGCGGGCCGCGGAACGGCCGGACACCCGCGGGCGTGCCACACGAGGTCCGTGCCACCGCCGAGCCCGCAACCGGGCCAGGCAGCCGGGCCAGGCAGCCGGGCCAGGCAGCCGGGCCGTTAACCGGGCCGGGCAGCCGGGCCCGGCAGCCGGGCCGGGTAGCCGGGCCGGCAATCGGGCCGGGTAGCCGGGCCGGGCAGCCGGGCCGTTAACCGGGCCGGGCAGCCGGGCCGGGCAGCCAAGCCGGTAACCGGGCCGGGCAGCCGGGCCGGCAGCCGGGCCGGGTAGCCGGGCCGGCAATCGGGCCGGCAGCTGGGCCGACAATCGGGCCGGCAATCGGCCCGCCGACGGCGCCGACAGCCGGGTCCGCAGCCGGGCCGGCAGCCGGGCCGGTAACCGGGCCAGGCAATCGGGCCCGCAACCGGGCCGGGTAGCCGGGCCCTCGGCCGGGGGGCTCCCGGGCTCTCAGCCGGGGCCGGCGTCAGTCCGGGGACTCGTCGATGGTGCCGAAGATGACCGACGACACCTCGAGGTAGAGCTGTTCCGGATACGGCATGAAGCCCACGTTGCGCAGTGCCTGCTTCTGTCCCGCCGACTCCATCACGAACTCGCCGTAGCCGAGCATCTGGCCGGTGATCGAGCGCTCCAGGTTGATGTCGGTGACCTTCGCCAGCGGCATCATCGCGACCGTCCGGTTGAGCACCCCGTTGATCACCATGACCCGGTGCTCGGTGACGAGGAAGAACTCCAGCGACCAGGCGATGACCTTCCACAGCAGGTAGCCGACGGGGATCAGCCACAGCCACCAGATCCAGAACACGCCGGTGACGGTGGCGGCGGCGCCGCACACGATGAGACCGGCCACGAACGCGATGACGGGCGGCAGCAGCACCGCGGGATGGCGGCGCACCGCGATGACGCGTCCCTCGTGGCCCATCAGATAGCGGTCGACGGTCCGCGTCGAGTTGTCGCGGTGGACCATCATGTCCTGCAGATTCACGGCGGCGTCCTCGTCATGATCCGGTTGCTTCAAAGGTAGCCGACCGGGCGCCGCCGGTGCAGTGGCCGGGCGGTGCGGACGGCGGACGCCCGCGTCCCGGTTGTGCGCGGCGGACGGGCGGCTGATGATGGTCGGCATGGGCGGCGGTGCGGTCGGTGGAACGGGCGGCGGTGCGGGAGACGGTACGGCGACCGGCGGGACGGGAGGCGGCGCGACGCCCGGAGCGACCGGGGCGCCCGGAGCGACCGGGGCGCACGGGCCGCCCGGAGCAACCGGGGCGCACGGGCCGCGGGGAGCGCCCGGGGTACCGGACCCGGTGGCGGACACCCGCGTGGACTTCCCGCCGGACGTCGACTTCACGCCCGACGTCACGGTGCGGCCCATCTGGCGGCTCCTGCTGCGCGGCCTCGGCGTGTACCTGCCGGGCTGGGAGCGGCCCGCCGGGGCGGCGCGCGTCCCCGGCCGCGCGGGCGACGGCTTCGGCCCGCCCGCGTACCTGGACGGCGACGCGGGGTTCGGGCTGCAGGTGCCCGACCGGCGGCGCGGTCTGGAGCCGGACCGGGAGATCTACGTGCGGGGGCGGGAGAACCCGAGCTTCGGCATCGTGGTGGCGGGTCCGACCGCGGCGATCGGGAGCCGCGTCGTGGACGCGGCCGCCCTGCTGCGGTTCGCGCGGCGGCTCACCTTCGAGGAGCTGTTCGACACCGGGGACGCCGACTCCGTGCCGTACGCGGTGCGCGGTGCCCGCGCCGTCGAGAACGTGGTGTTCCTCGACCGGGCCGCGGGCGTCGGGCTGTGCGCGGAGGTCGATCCGGTGACGCGGGACGTCCGCTGCCCCCTGTACGTGCGGATCGGCGACCCGGCGGAGCGGACGGTGCGGGCCTACGGCGTCGCGGCGCACGCGCTGCCTAGGGGGCCGCGGCCCACGCGGTGAGGTCCCACAGCTGGTGGGACGGCAGCCGGCGCAGCCGGACGGCCGCCGCGGCCGGGTCCCAGAACACCTCGTCGCTCTCCAGTTCCAGCGACTGCCCGGCCGACAGCACCGCGCACACCAGCTCGTCCCGCGTGCGGACGGCCATGAGCGGCCCGATCTGCGCGACGGCGCCGGAGCACTCGGCGAGCGTGCGCAGCAGCGACTTCAGCGCCGCCTCGTCCTCGGGCGGGCGCGCCGGCTCGACGCCCGACGGGACGCCCGGTTCGACCCGGGCCAGGCCGCGCCGCGTTCCGCCGTTCCCGGCGAGCCCGCTGGGCGGCAGGTCGGCGCCGGTGGAGATGAGCAGCGCGCTGAAGGCCCCCGCGAGGTCGTCGGGGAGCTGGCCGCCGAGGAAGTACCGGCGGCGCTCGGGCGAGCCGGGCTCGAGACCGTCCGCGCCCTCGGCCGTCCGGAACCGGACGCTCAGCCGGTTCGCGCGGACGCACCGTTCGTAGACGTCGCCGAGGATGTCCTCGAGCTGGTCGTCGCGGGTCCAGAGCCGGCCCGTGGCGGTGACGGCGGCGTCGCGCGGGCCGCCGACGGTGCCGACGCCGCCCGGCAGGCCGCCGGGAAGCGCGCCCGCGCGGCCGGCGCCGCCCGCGCCGCCGCCGGGACCGGTGGAGCCGGCGGGCAGGGACCGCGGCGTGCCGGTCAGCGCGGCCGTGACGGCGTCGTCGAGCGCTCCCTCGGTGAACTGCAGCAGCTCGGCGACGATGTCCTCGACGTCCTCGAGCGTGCGGGTGAGGGTGCGCTGCAGCTCCAGGATCTCCGCGCCGCCCCGTTCGAGGTCGGCGAGCCGCTCCAGCGCGGTGTCGACCTGCTCCCGGACGTCGCCGGAGGCGCCGGCGCCGCCCGCCCCGACGACGACCTCGCGCACCGACGTCTCGACCTCGGCCAGCTTGCGGCGCAGCGCGGCGAGCGTGATGCGCTGCTGCTCCAGGTCGCGCAGCCGCCCCGCCTGGGTCCGGACGAACTCGTCCGCGCGGTGCACGACGTCCGCGAGTTCCTCGACACGGCCCGTGGTGCGGTGGACGCGGTCGTCGAGGGCGGGCAGCACGTCCCGCTTCACCCGCGCCAGCTCGGCGGTGAGCTGCTCGCCGACCGTCACCAGCACGTTGTTCTGCTTGGTGACCTGCTCGTTCAGTTCGTCCACGCGGCGCGTGAACGCGCGCGCCTGATCCCGGCTCTGCTTGCCCGCGTAGAGTTCCAGGGCTCCGACGACGACGCACATCACGATCAGTACGACCGTCGTCATGGCACTCCTCGAACGGGACGGCGATTACCGGATCGAATATTGATCGCGACCATAACTTACGATCATGCGCGCTGACCGGAACTTACGTAACCGACTGATCTCACTGACCTGACGGACTCATCCGTCTTGAAACGCCTGCGAAGTTCGTCCCGCGCCGGGTGCCGCCCGAGGCGTCCGCCGGGAGCGCCGCGCAGGTCACTGGCAGCCCTCGAACTGCGGGACGTCCTTCGACAGCTCCAGCTCCGTCTCTCCGAACCACCGCTCCAGATGGATGGGGATCGTGTCGTCCAGGTACATCTTTGTGATCGCCTCGTTCACGGCCTCGCAGCCCTCCACGTCGTCCGCCCGGAGGCCGACGCTGTAGCGCTCGTCCGAGATCGGGGCGTTCACGATCGTCATGGTGTGGCCGTCGGCGGCCGCCTGCCGCGCGAGCCCCGCCAGGATGAGGTCGTCGGTGGACACCGCGTCCAGCCGCCCCTCGGTCAGCAGCCGCAGGCACTCGCCGTAGCCGCCCGCGTCGACGGGCACGGCCGCGACGCCCTGTTCGTCGTGGATGCGGGGGAACGACGTCGACCCCTCCACCCGGCACACCCGCTTGCCCACCAGGTCGTGGATGCTCCGGATCGCGTCCGCGTCGGCCTCGCGCACCATGAGGTCCTGGTGAGCGACGTAGTAGGGGCCCGCGAACGCCGCCTTCAGCTTCCGCTCGGGCGTGATCGAGTAGCCCGCGACGACCAGGTCGACGTCGCCGTTCGCCAGCAGTGTCTCCCGGTTGCCGGAGGTCACCTCGCGGAACGACACGTCGGCCGCGTTGACGCCGAGGTTGCGGGCGATCTCCTTGGCGACCCGGACGTCGAACCCCTCGAACGCGTCGTAGTCACCGGACTCGGCGATCCGCAGGCCGACGCCGGGCCGGTCCCCGTTGACGCCGATGACCAGCTTCTCCATGTCGGCGACCGACTCGGCGTCGCTCGAGCCGACGCCGCAGGCGGCGGCGGTGAGGAGCGCGGCGGCCCCGGCGAGCGCCGCGCCCGCGCGCCGCGCCCGCCCGGCCCCGCGGGTCCGCCGCGGCCCGCGCGTCCGGCCGGTCTCCCGTGCCCGCTCGGCACCGCGCGCCGGCCGTGCCCCGCGC
Proteins encoded in this region:
- a CDS encoding DUF1778 domain-containing protein; the protein is MQPSVHHDLPGSHDDHIHLHTSAEQHHAIRKAAALIGWTVPQYVLSAALDRAERDLYAHAALHDVPDDPAAPSPDPYLAIAQALG
- a CDS encoding ABC transporter ATP-binding protein; translated protein: MISAIELAGVEKAYGRTEAVRGVDLAVAQGEFFSLLGPSGCGKTTVLRMVAGFEEPSAGEVRLDGRTVNGIPAERRDVNMVFQSYALFPHMSVFDNVAFGLRRRGAGRAEVRTRVGEMLEMVDLAGGGRRRPTELSGGQQQRVALARALVNRPRALLLDEPLGALDLRLRQAMQAELKRLQRDVGVTFVYVTHDQGEALTMSDRIAVMNEGRIEQVGTPRDVYERPATRFAAGFIGTSNVLDGEVVETSGDGAVIGHGKDGRIEVRGTVAGTRIEVTVRPEKVRLTTDEPSPRSCRLRGTVTDVVYQGASTSYEVRTSAGANVSVFAQNAASADVVADRGDEVWLSWDPRHSYVIGDRRSAGDHVTGDRRSAGDQATTDRERAGDTAIGGAR
- a CDS encoding PotD/PotF family extracellular solute-binding protein; protein product: MRRRDVLRLSGAGLLLAACGVEGRGKSVDEGEFWTGKSRNGRLRWANWPGYMQDDRATIKAFEADSGIGVTYREVIQEMGPWFGKIQAPLAAGQSIGFDLMVMTNGIHLERCRRLGYLAPLDHGRLKNFAAHAGPGYKDPSYDPGNEFTVPYQAGITGIAYNTKYVDEEITSISQLFDPRYKGRVGMMSDSQELGNFGMFLLGIDPEKSTRADWERAAGKLREQRDSGIVRKYYEQNYVDAVSKGDVWLTMAWSGDVYSLTSPDVRFVVPEEGGTIWTDNLCVPVTAENPVDALALMDWLYVPEHNAPLTEFVNYITPVPAVRDIIARHAAQATGEEKEDLARLSESPLVFPSEGDMARLRHYRRFSQEEATEYQKIFQAIVRGA
- a CDS encoding ABC transporter permease, which produces MVLPAGLWLLAFLVIPLSFMVSLSLQTGNLVDGFRQTLHWQNYADGLSTYGETFARSLWYGLLATVLCILLAYPAAYWIAFRAGRRKTMYLFLILLPYFVSFVLRTVAWRQVLSDNGPLLGPLRDHGPLPAGFHVLDTGFAVVAGLTYNFLPFMILPIYVALQRIDPRTVEAARDLYAGRAQAFGRVVLPLSLPGVFAGVIMTFVPASADFVNAEVLGGPGDTMIGNVIRAEYFESGAYPVASALSFTLTAILLVAIFVYARTLGTRGVLEAAR
- a CDS encoding ABC transporter permease, translated to MILFGFNDVQGKQNFRWEGFTLEWYARLFDRSDLTRALVNSLAIAFASTAVTTVLGTFAGLALARYRFRGRRAADLLLFMAIACPELVMGASLLSMFVTFGVPRGAPTILVAHVMFSIAFVTVTVRARAVGLDPAVGEAARDLGAGPWMRFRLVTLPMIRPGVVAGALLAFVLSVDDFVVTSFTGGATVTFPLWVYGSTRTGTPPQVNVMGTLIFAVGVLIAVGSARRTFRGRDAAGTGTGSGRAEPQADGTGKGTHEETDGHRRGR
- a CDS encoding FAD-binding oxidoreductase, giving the protein MRRRTDTDVDADTDTDMHVARSLADAEPTPYWTAGSVRPDPGPALTGRRACDLAVVGGGYGGLWTALRAKERDPSLDVVVLEAGRIGSAASGRNGGFCSASLTHGLLNGVGRWPDDMDVLERLGWENLRAIAATLTRYGIDADWDPTGELTVATQEWQVPLLEEEAEHAFELGWEPILLGREGVRAEVNSPTYLAGLWDRHAVALLHPAKLAWGLADACRSLGVRIFEDTRVTGLRPDGGRLRLDGAHGAIGAHRVALATGAFPPLLRRMRGFVVPVYEYALVTEPLSRAQRDAVGWRRRQGVGDSGNRYHYYRLTPDGRVVWGGYDAVYHFGGRIGAALERRPAAFASLARNFFTTFPQLDGVRFAHAWGGVVDTCTRFCAFFGTAHDSRLAYAAGYTGLGVGATRFGADVMLDLLHLGVGPGEETERTRLAMVRDKPVPFPPEPLRFGAIELTRRAMARADREGGRRGPWLRALDRIGAGFGS
- a CDS encoding PH domain-containing protein, with amino-acid sequence MNLQDMMVHRDNSTRTVDRYLMGHEGRVIAVRRHPAVLLPPVIAFVAGLIVCGAAATVTGVFWIWWLWLIPVGYLLWKVIAWSLEFFLVTEHRVMVINGVLNRTVAMMPLAKVTDINLERSITGQMLGYGEFVMESAGQKQALRNVGFMPYPEQLYLEVSSVIFGTIDESPD
- a CDS encoding glutamate ABC transporter substrate-binding protein, with protein sequence MRPFAGETDRTRGARPARGAERARETGRTRGPRRTRGAGRARRAGAALAGAAALLTAAACGVGSSDAESVADMEKLVIGVNGDRPGVGLRIAESGDYDAFEGFDVRVAKEIARNLGVNAADVSFREVTSGNRETLLANGDVDLVVAGYSITPERKLKAAFAGPYYVAHQDLMVREADADAIRSIHDLVGKRVCRVEGSTSFPRIHDEQGVAAVPVDAGGYGECLRLLTEGRLDAVSTDDLILAGLARQAAADGHTMTIVNAPISDERYSVGLRADDVEGCEAVNEAITKMYLDDTIPIHLERWFGETELELSKDVPQFEGCQ